A genomic segment from Juglans regia cultivar Chandler chromosome 14, Walnut 2.0, whole genome shotgun sequence encodes:
- the LOC108990139 gene encoding fasciclin-like arabinogalactan protein 12, translated as MINQSFLSLSLLVFLFHCTKTLAQPAQAPAPPGPTNVTKILEKAGQFTILIRLMKSTKVADQLNQQLNDSNNGITFFAPTDNAFSSLKSGTLNALNDQQKVQLIQFHILPNFLSLSNFQTVSNPVRTQAGDTGPGLYPLNVTTSGNQVNISTGLVNTTVGGTVYTDNQLAVYQIDSVLLPQDIFAPKPPAPAPAPAQPKPKTKKKTASSPAGAASVDASGALSLTQHGMLMSIGVAVIAALSL; from the coding sequence ATGATCAATCAGTCTTTCTTATCCCTCTCACTTCTTGTTTTCCTCTTCCATTGCACCAAAACCTTAGCCCAGCCAGCACAGGCGCCGGCACCTCCCGGCCCTACCAATGTCACAAAAATTCTTGAAAAGGCAGGCCAGTTCACGATCTTAATCCGCCTCATGAAGAGCACCAAAGTGGCTGACCAACTCAACCAGCAGCTCAACGATTCAAACAATGGCATAACCTTTTTTGCTCCAACTGATAACGCATTTTCCAGCCTCAAATCAGGCACTCTTAATGCTTTAAATGACCAACAAAAAGTCCAGCTTATACAATTCCATATCTTGCCCAACTTTCTTTCTCTGTCAAACTTCCAAACTGTGAGTAATCCTGTGCGGACACAGGCTGGAGATACCGGCCCCGGCTTGTACCCTCTAAATGTGACCACTTCAGGTAACCAAGTGAACATCTCTACTGGGCTTGTCAACACCACAGTGGGAGGTACAGTATATACAGATAATCAGCTAGCTGTTTATCAAATAGACTCGGTGCTTCTTCCCCAGGACATTTTTGCTCCTAAGCCTCCGGCACCAGCCCCTGCTCCTGCCCAGCCCAAGCCTAAAACTAAGAAGAAGACAGCTTCTAGTCCTGCTGGCGCTGCCTCAGTTGATGCATCTGGTGCATTGAGTCTCACCCAGCACGGAATGCTGATGTCCATTGGAGTTGCAGTGATTGCAGCACTGTCTTTGTGA
- the LOC108990122 gene encoding WD repeat-containing protein 20-like produces the protein MMMHNGNNGYGNGVMASASTTTSTALTSSPSATNAQSQALKTYFKTPEGRYKLHYEKTHPPGLLPYSHSKSISQITLAHVKEKPAQAGAAPSSSASTSSGVRYAAARLLGVGGGNGGRPPSFVGGNGASKAANVTSRSSLLAGSNGSHSMLLSNYDGKGTYLIFNVGDTLFFSDLNSPDKDPIKSIHFSNSNPICHAFDPEAKDGDDLLIGLYSGDVYSVSLRQQLQDVGKKLVGAQHYNKEGSVSNSRCTGVAWVPKGDGAFVVAHADGSLYVYEKGKDGTVDSSFPVIKDQTQFSVVHAKSSKSNPISRWHICQGSINSIAFSADGAYLATVGRDGYLRVFDYSKEQLICGGKSYYGALLCIAWSFDGKYILTGGEDDLVTVWSMEDRKVVAWGEGHNSWVSGVAFDSYWSSPTSDGSEENVMYRFGSVGQDTQLLLWDLSMDEIIVPLRRCPPGGSPTFSTGSQSSHWDSACPVGTLQPAAPSMRDVPKLSPLIAHRVHLEPLSGLIFTEESVLTACREGHVKIWMRPGNLESQSNNSEVLVGSGPKEQPPLPGKTSAASYKSVHR, from the exons ATGATGATGCACAACGGGAACAACGGCTACGGAAACGGAGTGATGGCGTCGGCATCGACGACGACGTCCACGGCCCTGACGTCGTCTCCATCGGCGACAAATGCGCAATCTCAGGCGCTGAAGACGTACTTCAAGACTCCAGAGGGACGGTACAAGCTCCATTACGAGAAGACTCACCCCCCTGGTCTCCTCCCTTATTCACACAGCAAATCCATTTCTCAG ATAACTCTAGCGCACGTCAAGGAAAAGCCTGCACAGGCTGGGGCCGCACCAAGCTCGAGTGCAAGTACAAGCAGCGGAGTGAGATATGCTGCTGCAAGGCTCTTAGGGGTCGGGGGTGGAAATGGTGGCCGCCCGCCTAGTTTTGTAGGAGGGAATGGCGCAAGTAAAGCTGCTAATGTAACGAGTAGAAGTAGTTTATTGGCAGGGTCAAATGGTAGTCATTCTATGCTTCTTTCAAATTACGATGGTAAAGGAACCTATTTGATATTCAATGTTGGGGATACCTTGTTTTTCAGCGACCTCAATTCGCCAGATAAG gatCCTATAAAATCGATACATTTTAGCAATTCAAACCCTATCTGCCATGCATTTGATCCTGAAGCCAAGGATGGAGATGACTTGCTTATAGGATTGTACTCTGGAGAtg TCTACTCAGTGTCTTTGAGACAACAATTACAAGATGTTGGAAAGAAGCTTGTTGGGGCACAACATTATAACAAAGAAGGTTCAGTCAGTAACAG TCGATGCACCGGTGTTGCATGGGTTCCAAAGGGTGATGGTGCTTTTGTTGTTGCTCATGCTGATGGAAGCCTGTATGTGTACGAAAAG GGCAAGGATGGTACTGTTGATTCATCCTTTCCGGTTATAAAGGATCAAACCCAGTTTTCTGTTGTGCATGCAAAGTCCAGTAAg agTAATCCAATTTCTAGATGGCATATCTGCCAAGGTTCAATCAACAGCATTGCCTTTTCTGCTGATGGTGCATATTTGGCAACGGTTGGTCGAGATG GATATCTACGGGTATTTGACTACTCAAAAGAACAACTCATATGTGGTGGGAAAAGTTATTATGGTGCACTGTTATGTATTGCCTGGAG TTTCGATGGAAAATACATTCTGACTGGTGGTGAAGACGATCTAGTTACAGTATGGAGTATGGAAGATCGGAAGGTTGTAGCATGGGGCGAGGGGCACAACTCATGG GTCAGTGGTGTGGCTTTTGACTCGTATTGGTCATCACCAACTTCAGATGGTTCTGAAGAAAATGTCATGTACCGGTTTGGTTCTGTTGGTCAG GATACACAATTGCTTTTGTGGGATTTGTCAATGGATGAGATCATAGTGCCACTTCGCCGGTGTCCGCCTGGTGGGTCCCCCACGTTCAGCACTGGAAGCCAATCATCTCATTGGGATAGTGCTTGCCCAGTGGGCACTCTCCAACCAGCTGCTCCAAGCATGCGAGATGTTCCAAAGCTGTCCCCATTAATTGCACATCGAGTCCATCTGGAACCCTTATCAGGCTTAATTTTTACTGAGGAATCCGTTCTCACTGCATGCCGGGAAGGGCACGTGAAGATTTGGATGAGACCAGGAAATTTGGAAAGCCAATCAAACAACTCAGAAGTCCTTGTAGGTAGTGGTCCAAAAGAGCAACCGCCATTGCCAGGCAAAACAAGTGCCGCTAGTTATAAATCTGTACATCGATAA
- the LOC108990140 gene encoding DNA polymerase epsilon subunit C-like translates to MASSKQSAAEKKTKATKLTKSSKKQNGIVTTKRNPEKNNKTANGTVSHSNGFVSIPSSSVESQEDGEQGRSRSAGTSKRARVTKPTKGKRKQREEEVNDVVGQREEEEEEVGEKQDVKTHRFPMHRIKTIIRSENSDLRVTQEALFVVNKATEKFLEQFTKDAYSCCVGDRKKSLAYKHLSSVICTTRRYDFLSDFVPEKIKAENALAERKLNETEVG, encoded by the exons ATGGCTTCCTCCAAACAATCCGCAGCCGAGAAAAAAACCAAAGCAACCAAACTCACGAAATCATCTAAGAAGCAAAATGGTATTGTTACCACGAAAAGGAACCCGGAAAAGAATAATAAGACCGCCAACGGCACCGTCAGCCATTCCAACGGCTTCGTGTCAATCCCATCTTCAAGCGTCGAGTCCCAGGAAGACGGAGAACAAGGACGGAGCAGAAGTGCCGGCACGAGTAAGAGAGCCCGTGTCACCAAACCCACGAAAGGCAAACGAAAACAGCGAGAGGAAGAGGTCAACGACGTCGTTGGTCaacgagaagaggaagaagaagaagttggagAGAAACAGGACGTGAAGACGCATAGGTTTCCGATGCATCGTATCAAGACGATTATCCGAAGCGAGAACTCCGATTTGCGCGTTACGCAGGAGGCCCTTTTTGTCGTCAACAAAGCTACG GAGAAGTTCCTTGAACAATTTACGAAAGATGCGTATTCGTGTTGTGTTGGGGACCGTAAAAAATCGCTCGCTTACAAGCACCTAT CATCGGTCATTTGTACAACGAGGAGATATGACTTTCTTTCAG ATTTTGTCCCTGAGAAGATAAAAGCTGAAAATGCCTTGGCAGAGAGAAAATTAAATGAGACAGAAGTGGGCTAG